A DNA window from Ipomoea triloba cultivar NCNSP0323 chromosome 10, ASM357664v1 contains the following coding sequences:
- the LOC116031593 gene encoding benzyl alcohol O-benzoyltransferase-like yields MALAPLPQPLDFTVRRRPPQLVPPAEPTPREIKHLSDIDDQEGLRSYIPLIFVYPKNCSMEGVDPAKFIRTAIAKALVFYYPFAGRLREGAGRKLTVDCTGEGVMFTEADADVTLDAFGDALHPPIPRLDELIYPVGGSGEFLNFPLLLFQVTRLRCGGFIFTISQNHAISDAPGLSKFLNAVVEMARGATSPSVLPVWKRELFSARNPPCVTYKHPEYDVLPQSKVTTMPSDNIMLHRAFFFGPAHLSSLRRSLPPHLRNRSTFEVLTAFLWRCRTMALGYHPDDEVRALCIVNLRSRTTGLGSSIPPGYYGNALAHVAAITTAGELTRNPLGYAVELIMKVKGVVSEEYMKSLVDFLVIKGRPGYNMTRTYLVSDVTRAGLSEFDFGWGKPRYGGPAKGTVAGFHIPYKNKRGEEGILVPIRLPAIAMDRFAKEIEKLEGDESLVKSSL; encoded by the exons ATGGCTCTTGCACCGCTGCCACAACCTCTAGACTTCACCGTGAGGCGGCGGCCGCCACAGCTGGTGCCTCCGGCCGAGCCGACTCCTCGCGAGATAAAACACCTCTCCGATATCGACGACCAGGAAGGTTTGAGATCTTATATCCCCTTGATCTTCGTTTACCCTAAGAATTGTTCCATGGAGGGAGTGGATCCCGCAAAGTTCATCCGAACGGCGATAGCCAAGGCGCTTGTGTTCTACTACCCGTTCGCCGGCCGGCTCCGGGAGGGTGCCGGCCGGAAATTGACGGTGGATTGCACCGGCGAGGGAGTGATGTTCACGGAGGCCGACGCTGATGTTACGCTGGATGCATTTGGAGACGCACTTCACCCGCCTATTCCGCGTTTGGATGAGCTAATTTATCCCGTCGGTGGCTCCGGAGAATTTCTCAATTTCCCTTTGCTCCTCTTTCAG gTGACCCGTCTAAGATGCGGTGGTTTCATCTTTACAATAAGCCAAAATCACGCAATAAGTGATGCACCCGGCCTATCAAAATTTCTTAACGCTGTGGTTGAAATGGCACGCGGTGCAACCTCGCCATCCGTGCTCCCAGTATGGAAAAGGGAGCTATTTAGTGCCAGGAATCCGCCCTGTGTAACCTACAAACACCCTGAGTACGATGTATTGCCCCAATCCAAAGTGACAACTATGCCATCCGACAACATCATGCTCCATCGCGCATTCTTTTTCGGCCCCGCCCACCTCTCCTCTCTACGCAGATCGCTTCCGCCGCATTTGCGCAACCGCTCCACGTTCGAGGTGCTAACCGCGTTCCTATGGCGCTGTCGGACCATGGCTCTTGG gtACCACCCGGACGACGAGGTGCGCGCCCTTTGCATCGTTAACTTGCGCTCCAGGACTACTGGGTTGGGATCCTCTATACCGCCCGGGTATTACGGCAATGCATTAGCTCACGTCGCCGCCATAACAACGGCGGGTGAACTGACCAGAAATCCGTTGGGGTACGCAGTGGAGCTGATAATGAAGGTAAAAGGAGTGGTAAGTGAGGAGTACATGAAGTCCCTGGTTGATTTCTTGGTCATCAAGGGGAGGCCAGGTTATAATATGACGAGGACCTATCTTGTGTCGGATGTTACTCGGGCCGGGCTTAGCGAGTTTGATTTCGGGTGGGGCAAGCCCCGTTACGGCGGTCCAGCAAAGGGCACCGTGGCTGGGTTTCACATACCGTATAAAAATAAGAGAGGTGAGGAAGGTATCTTGGTTCCAATTCGCTTGCCGGCTATAGCAATGGATAGGTTTGCGAAGGAGATTGAGAAGTTGGAGGGTGATGAATCTTTAGTAAAATCTTCTCTATAA